From a single Aquincola tertiaricarbonis genomic region:
- a CDS encoding ABC transporter substrate-binding protein: MNWPTLLCRLALGLALLAGLATVSKASMAAPLRLMVAGIDKQIYLPAVLAERLGYFAAQGLQVELLSESSGVHAEDQLLTGAVQGVVGFYDHTIALQAKGKFVQAVVQLGQAPGEALLVAAARAEGLRSLSALEGRTLGVTGLGASTQGLTQYLAAQQGLKPAALHFVAVGSGDSFATALQQGRIDAGTTSEPTVTRLLRSGQAQLLADLRTPAATRQLLGGPYPGASLYVSTRWAAGHADELQRVVNALVQALRYIAGHSAGQIADQLPPEYLQGDRAAYVAALQASLPMFTPDGVMPAGGPETVLRVMQATQRGLQGRVIDLERTYTDAFARAAR, encoded by the coding sequence ATGAACTGGCCGACCCTGCTATGCCGCCTGGCCCTGGGCCTGGCGCTGCTGGCCGGCCTGGCCACGGTCAGCAAGGCCAGCATGGCCGCCCCTTTGCGGCTGATGGTGGCAGGCATCGACAAGCAGATCTACCTGCCCGCGGTGCTGGCCGAGCGCCTGGGCTACTTTGCCGCCCAGGGCCTGCAGGTGGAGCTGCTGAGTGAAAGCTCCGGCGTGCATGCGGAAGACCAGCTGCTGACCGGCGCGGTGCAGGGCGTGGTGGGCTTCTACGACCACACCATCGCGCTGCAGGCCAAGGGCAAGTTCGTGCAGGCGGTGGTGCAGCTGGGCCAGGCGCCCGGCGAGGCGCTGCTGGTGGCCGCGGCCCGTGCCGAGGGCCTGCGCAGCCTGTCCGCGCTGGAAGGCCGCACCTTGGGCGTCACCGGCCTGGGCGCTTCCACCCAGGGGCTGACGCAGTACCTGGCTGCGCAGCAGGGCCTCAAGCCGGCCGCGCTGCACTTCGTGGCCGTGGGCTCGGGCGACAGCTTTGCCACCGCGCTGCAGCAGGGCCGCATCGACGCCGGCACCACCAGTGAGCCGACCGTCACCCGCCTGTTGCGCAGCGGCCAGGCGCAGCTGCTGGCCGACCTGCGCACGCCGGCCGCCACCCGGCAACTGCTGGGCGGGCCCTACCCGGGCGCCAGCCTGTACGTGTCCACCCGCTGGGCCGCCGGTCATGCCGACGAGCTGCAGCGCGTGGTCAATGCCCTGGTGCAGGCGCTGCGCTACATCGCCGGCCACAGCGCCGGGCAGATCGCCGACCAGCTGCCGCCGGAGTACCTTCAGGGCGACCGCGCCGCCTACGTGGCCGCGCTGCAGGCCAGCCTGCCGATGTTCACGCCCGATGGCGTGATGCCGGCCGGTGGCCCCGAGACCGTGCTGCGCGTGATGCAGGCCACCCAGCGCGGCCTGCAGGGCCGGGTGATCGACCTGGAACGCACCTACACCGACGCCTTTGCGCGGGCGGCGCGCTGA
- a CDS encoding 2-hydroxycarboxylate transporter family protein, giving the protein MKTTATLAAPTERPATARRRFWPEGWWRLMDIRIGIIPLPIYVVAGALIAGLLATGKLPNEISVAIVVFAFFGFTLAEIGKRLPLVRHIGAAAIFATFVPSALVYYKVLPEPIVKMTTDFTKASNFLYLFIASIIVGSILSMDRTVLVKGFLKIFVPLAAGTVAAGAVGTAVGTLLGLGAYHSFFFIVVPIMAGGVGEGAIPLSIGYAEILHQDQGQLFATVLPPVMLGSLTAIILAGTLNFVGKRYPHLTGEGRLQPGEHGEMPAAREAVGSSVDVNQIAAAGVTALTLYLLGILCHRLFGLPAPVAMLFLAVLVKLTQAVSPQLQEGAFVVYKFFSTAVTYPLLFAIGVSLTPWDKLVASFNLPTLLTIVATVSTLMATGALVGRWLKMYPIEAAIVNACHSGQGGTGDVAILTAANRMALMPFAQLATRIGGAITVTTVLIVLAHLG; this is encoded by the coding sequence ATGAAGACCACCGCCACCCTGGCCGCGCCCACCGAGCGGCCCGCAACGGCCCGCCGCCGCTTCTGGCCCGAGGGCTGGTGGCGGTTGATGGACATCCGCATCGGCATCATCCCGCTGCCCATCTACGTGGTGGCCGGCGCGCTGATCGCTGGCCTGCTGGCCACCGGCAAGCTGCCCAACGAGATCTCGGTGGCCATCGTGGTGTTCGCCTTCTTCGGCTTCACGCTGGCCGAGATCGGCAAGCGGCTGCCGCTGGTGCGCCACATCGGCGCGGCGGCCATCTTCGCCACCTTCGTGCCCTCGGCCCTGGTGTACTACAAGGTGCTGCCCGAGCCCATCGTGAAGATGACGACCGACTTCACCAAGGCGTCCAACTTCCTGTACCTGTTCATCGCTTCCATCATCGTGGGCAGCATCCTGAGCATGGACCGCACGGTGCTGGTCAAGGGCTTTCTGAAGATCTTCGTGCCGCTGGCCGCAGGCACGGTGGCGGCCGGCGCGGTGGGCACCGCGGTAGGCACGCTGCTGGGCCTGGGTGCGTACCACAGCTTCTTCTTCATCGTGGTGCCCATCATGGCCGGTGGCGTGGGCGAAGGCGCCATTCCGCTGTCCATCGGCTATGCCGAGATCCTCCACCAGGACCAGGGCCAGCTGTTTGCCACCGTGCTGCCGCCGGTGATGCTGGGCAGCCTGACGGCCATCATCCTGGCCGGCACGCTCAACTTCGTGGGCAAGCGCTACCCCCACCTCACCGGTGAAGGCCGGCTGCAGCCGGGCGAGCATGGCGAGATGCCCGCCGCGCGTGAGGCCGTGGGCAGCAGCGTCGACGTGAACCAGATCGCCGCGGCCGGCGTGACCGCGCTCACGCTGTACCTGCTGGGCATCCTGTGCCACCGCCTGTTCGGCCTGCCGGCGCCGGTGGCCATGCTGTTCCTGGCGGTGCTGGTCAAGCTGACACAGGCGGTCTCGCCCCAGCTGCAGGAAGGCGCCTTCGTGGTCTACAAGTTCTTCTCCACCGCCGTCACCTACCCGCTGCTGTTCGCCATCGGCGTCTCGCTCACGCCCTGGGACAAGCTGGTGGCCTCCTTCAACCTGCCTACGCTGCTGACCATCGTGGCCACCGTCTCCACCTTGATGGCCACCGGCGCGCTGGTGGGCCGCTGGCTGAAGATGTACCCGATCGAAGCCGCCATCGTGAACGCCTGCCACAGCGGCCAGGGCGGCACCGGCGACGTGGCCATCCTCACCGCCGCCAACCGCATGGCGCTGATGCCCTTCGCGCAACTGGCCACGCGCATCGGCGGCGCCATCACCGTGACCACGGTGCTGATCGTGCTGGCCCACCTGGGCTGA
- a CDS encoding CapA family protein, whose product MRLRHTNALLAAPLAALVCAATAGPLRAQTAEAAPTELLCGARTGDITATLRVAATTDALAATAVAVGERFELRALALADAAQPGRIARVVVTVVDTDEPAQPFVLAQSRWSASGQAVLDGSSAWSPSLSGWQRSYSPALGRELAWGCALAQAGARPAGWEQVDATLAPDLPAAPPGPTATPTAAPTSPETRTVRLAWMGDVMLADGPGRLIARGIDPFGQVSAALKQADLRIANLECVVADNGRALRKPWTFRAHPRTLPVLQRHVDAVSLANNHSGDFGPQAFAQMLARLQQAGLPYFGGGENLRQAHRPLILQRNGLRIALLGYDEMFPRQFEAGEQRPGVAWAEEERMVAGVRAARQMADVVIPYLHWGQEDSASAHARQRALARLLIEAGADAVVGTHPHVRQDTELINGKPVIYSLGNFVFDGFSDADNNTGSLLWMTVGARGVIDWQLQPVFIDRDGRPRLAQGR is encoded by the coding sequence ATGCGCTTGCGCCACACCAACGCCCTGCTGGCCGCCCCCCTGGCCGCTCTTGTGTGCGCGGCCACCGCCGGCCCCCTGCGAGCGCAGACGGCCGAGGCCGCGCCCACCGAGCTGCTGTGCGGTGCCCGCACCGGCGACATCACCGCCACGCTGCGGGTGGCCGCCACCACCGATGCCCTGGCCGCAACCGCGGTGGCGGTGGGCGAGCGCTTCGAGCTGCGCGCACTGGCGCTGGCCGACGCCGCCCAGCCCGGCCGCATCGCCCGCGTGGTGGTGACGGTGGTGGACACCGACGAACCCGCCCAGCCCTTCGTGCTGGCGCAGTCCCGCTGGTCGGCCAGCGGCCAGGCGGTGCTGGACGGCTCATCGGCCTGGTCGCCCAGCCTCTCGGGCTGGCAACGCAGCTATTCACCCGCGCTGGGCCGCGAACTGGCCTGGGGCTGCGCGCTGGCGCAGGCCGGCGCCCGGCCCGCCGGCTGGGAGCAGGTGGACGCGACGCTGGCACCCGACCTGCCGGCCGCGCCGCCCGGCCCGACCGCCACACCCACGGCGGCCCCCACGTCCCCGGAGACGCGCACCGTGCGCCTGGCCTGGATGGGCGACGTGATGCTGGCCGATGGGCCGGGCCGGCTCATCGCCCGCGGCATCGACCCCTTCGGCCAGGTGTCCGCGGCGCTGAAGCAGGCCGACCTGCGCATCGCCAACCTGGAATGCGTGGTGGCCGACAACGGCCGTGCGCTGCGCAAGCCCTGGACCTTCCGCGCCCACCCGCGCACGCTGCCGGTGCTGCAGCGCCATGTGGATGCGGTCTCGCTGGCCAACAACCATTCGGGCGACTTCGGCCCGCAGGCCTTTGCGCAGATGCTGGCGCGGTTGCAGCAGGCCGGGCTGCCCTACTTCGGCGGCGGCGAGAACCTGCGGCAGGCGCACCGGCCGCTGATCCTGCAGCGCAACGGCCTGCGCATCGCGCTGCTGGGCTACGACGAGATGTTCCCGCGCCAGTTCGAGGCCGGCGAGCAGCGCCCCGGCGTGGCCTGGGCCGAAGAAGAGCGCATGGTGGCCGGCGTGCGCGCCGCGCGGCAGATGGCCGACGTGGTCATCCCCTACCTGCACTGGGGGCAGGAAGACAGCGCCAGCGCCCATGCCCGCCAGCGGGCGCTGGCGCGGCTGCTGATCGAGGCCGGTGCCGACGCGGTGGTGGGCACCCACCCGCACGTGCGGCAGGACACCGAGCTGATCAACGGCAAACCGGTGATCTACAGCCTGGGCAACTTCGTGTTCGACGGCTTCAGCGATGCCGACAACAACACCGGCAGCCTGCTGTGGATGACGGTGGGCGCCCGCGGCGTGATCGACTGGCAGCTGCAGCCGGTGTTCATCGACCGCGACGGGCGACCGCGCCTGGCGCAAGGGCGCTGA
- a CDS encoding DNA/RNA non-specific endonuclease, producing MQASSATQGASGANASQASQASQAAARAASADAPTGREIVESHTRGLTTDLDAVARDLKAQAQARPTEAAQLVRDAVAAVKADDRPGLVERLKAPDPQAGGGWWSAASGWVHGALDVAGFVPGLGAIPDLLNAGIYAAEGDMGNAAMSAVAAVPAFGDAAKGASLAVRGGRAAAEQVARHGDEAAALARQADEAAEAAAAARRAADSPPVAGANTPHLNISHNGYTYKTDAQGRVNHVSGQLTLNKGQTRNQRAQLEAGGADRLPTDQGGHFIARQFDGPREAINHFAQNGNFNMGAYRSLEKEWDRALQAGQQVHVTIVPRYAGDSLRPDSLVVRYAVDGNPVTRVFNNVPGGR from the coding sequence ATGCAAGCCTCGTCAGCCACCCAGGGCGCCTCGGGCGCCAATGCCAGTCAGGCGAGTCAAGCCAGCCAGGCCGCTGCGCGCGCGGCCAGCGCCGATGCCCCCACCGGCCGGGAGATCGTCGAGTCGCACACCCGCGGCCTGACCACCGACCTGGACGCGGTGGCCCGCGACCTCAAAGCCCAGGCGCAGGCCCGGCCGACCGAAGCCGCGCAACTGGTGCGCGATGCGGTGGCCGCGGTCAAGGCCGACGACCGGCCCGGGCTGGTGGAGCGCCTGAAGGCGCCCGATCCGCAGGCCGGTGGTGGCTGGTGGTCGGCGGCCTCGGGCTGGGTGCACGGCGCGCTGGACGTGGCCGGCTTCGTGCCCGGGCTGGGCGCCATCCCCGACCTGCTGAACGCCGGCATCTACGCCGCCGAAGGCGACATGGGCAATGCCGCGATGTCGGCCGTGGCCGCGGTGCCCGCCTTCGGCGATGCCGCCAAGGGCGCCAGCCTGGCGGTGCGCGGCGGCCGTGCCGCCGCCGAGCAGGTGGCCCGGCATGGCGACGAAGCCGCGGCCCTGGCCCGGCAGGCCGACGAAGCGGCCGAAGCGGCGGCGGCTGCCCGCCGCGCCGCGGACAGCCCGCCGGTGGCGGGCGCCAACACGCCCCACCTGAACATCAGTCACAACGGCTACACCTACAAGACCGATGCGCAAGGCCGCGTCAACCACGTCAGCGGTCAGCTCACGTTGAACAAGGGGCAGACGCGCAACCAGCGCGCCCAGCTGGAAGCCGGCGGCGCCGACCGCCTGCCCACCGACCAGGGCGGCCACTTCATCGCGCGGCAGTTCGACGGCCCGCGCGAGGCCATCAACCACTTCGCCCAGAACGGCAACTTCAACATGGGCGCCTACCGCAGCCTGGAGAAGGAGTGGGACCGGGCGCTGCAGGCGGGCCAGCAAGTGCATGTGACCATCGTGCCGCGCTACGCCGGCGACTCGCTGCGGCCGGACAGCCTGGTTGTGCGCTACGCTGTGGACGGCAACCCGGTCACGCGGGTCTTCAACAACGTGCCGGGCGGGCGTTGA
- a CDS encoding GNAT family N-acetyltransferase, with protein MPAEARLRLREFQPTDRAALVAMHREPRVRALLVDDMPLDDPRVAGLFIERMQAYYRRHEGLGIWCAEVWRPALSAAELADPEVHASLSDPALQALAQPRPHFAGWFNLMRMADDPSRIEIGCRLLPAYWGSGLVHEGGEQLLARAFEQLGLPELWAACHPQHRAVQHVLRTLGFADDGERPCDGTPARWFVMPAAAWPAVKATPRRTRLRQALLKAADAAA; from the coding sequence ATGCCTGCCGAAGCCCGCCTGCGCCTGCGTGAATTCCAGCCGACCGACCGGGCCGCGCTCGTGGCCATGCACCGCGAGCCGCGCGTGCGTGCGCTGCTGGTGGACGACATGCCGCTGGACGATCCGCGGGTGGCGGGCCTGTTCATCGAGCGCATGCAGGCCTACTACCGCCGGCACGAAGGCCTGGGCATCTGGTGCGCCGAAGTCTGGCGGCCCGCGCTGTCGGCGGCCGAGCTGGCCGACCCCGAGGTGCACGCCAGCCTCAGCGACCCGGCCCTGCAGGCCCTGGCGCAGCCGCGGCCGCACTTTGCCGGCTGGTTCAACCTGATGCGCATGGCGGACGATCCGTCGCGCATCGAGATCGGCTGCCGGCTGCTGCCCGCCTACTGGGGCAGCGGCCTGGTGCACGAAGGCGGCGAACAGCTGCTGGCCCGTGCCTTCGAGCAGCTGGGCCTGCCCGAACTGTGGGCCGCCTGCCATCCGCAGCACCGCGCGGTGCAGCATGTGCTGCGCACGCTGGGCTTTGCCGACGACGGCGAGCGGCCGTGCGACGGCACGCCGGCGCGCTGGTTCGTGATGCCGGCCGCGGCCTGGCCGGCGGTGAAGGCGACGCCGCGGCGCACGCGGCTGCGGCAGGCGCTGCTGAAGGCCGCCGACGCGGCGGCCTGA
- a CDS encoding LysM peptidoglycan-binding domain-containing protein: MLLHDGVRRAAAPPPPPPPPPPPPPPVRHVQHTVARGETLGEIATRYQMEPEALHRANPELPDADRLQVGQRLQVPIGEGHGTEPIAVAVAPGQTLSELAAQYRQPAQRLADANRHQLPDPDRILVGQQIWIPGGHAAPAPVAAPATATPPDPLQQQATRTDAAARRQAEAQRAYDDMAATTYGRGAALPWLAENLAGARQQLDAAVKAELALRTATAPPALPPMLPPSGAPRADAAQAILARGQAADGTQAVLQASVTRVQTQQRVDEVLAIAQARDTSAEQLQSLDAAWRAAPPELQQALLADTAARRLIDAAASEALQPLREPPADAIGPQVGGMLAMERLDAITEPLSPTVAAQVVAAATPGIVQAEEQGWQDAGTPFGPGGVEHLVRLTGRVADTPAGDAAINRLAAAQIWNDSGVMQAVAQGAHPAYAVALARQPGVDADRVLEGVAAGVSVFHQQVADDTDAYAKQMSELAWLVQSHGDAMTPQQLEQAIADYTQERGPPWQQQNAAMKQQLADNGRDLLAQLQALQAAQGLGSATTQPRLDALTAEVLNDPKAQLAVRTALGAHPELSTGAAGQQLLGWFTSSQFASNAKLTDQARKLASEVATAHVQSTLLARIGSFDAADPASVARARAAIDSLRSPGLSRAWGVSEAALDKALKALDDAVPLAGETAEQSAARLKTLDQTLGKIGGFDKSSLAGQLLRGAGLGLAGVGLLASLERAGLDPSLRNQTKVLVDAAGLGQKGAELLVGLGKADADSWVGRLGSTAASRFLSVLTAAVDVWSAADAFGQGDIPAGVLYGVGAGGGLMAAFGAGSVAGPIGIGLVVVSVVGLAIWNDRKQANQHEPDHDGGVSLRFLQHAGLGEEAARALVDQSGDGHSVVPLLARHASLHGLDLADPAQQRHFVDWINQMPPERLAALRDNLHRTIDHLEGDASRLPATTSEDAWIVEDTRQRPWFAVSGAARPESAAQVDAVLEVLELPQPPAG, translated from the coding sequence ATGCTGCTCCACGATGGGGTGCGCCGCGCCGCCGCACCACCGCCGCCCCCGCCTCCGCCGCCCCCGCCACCACCGCCGGTGCGCCATGTGCAGCACACCGTGGCGCGGGGCGAGACGCTGGGCGAGATCGCCACCCGCTACCAGATGGAGCCCGAGGCGCTGCACCGCGCCAACCCCGAGCTGCCCGATGCCGACAGGCTGCAGGTGGGCCAGCGGCTGCAGGTGCCCATCGGCGAAGGCCATGGCACCGAGCCCATCGCCGTGGCGGTGGCGCCGGGGCAGACGCTGAGCGAGCTGGCGGCGCAGTACCGGCAACCCGCGCAACGGCTGGCCGATGCCAACCGCCACCAGTTGCCCGACCCCGACCGCATCCTCGTCGGCCAGCAGATCTGGATTCCCGGCGGCCATGCGGCGCCCGCGCCGGTGGCAGCACCCGCCACCGCCACGCCACCCGACCCGCTGCAACAGCAGGCCACGCGCACCGATGCCGCCGCCCGCCGCCAGGCCGAGGCCCAGCGCGCCTACGACGACATGGCCGCCACCACCTACGGCCGTGGCGCCGCCCTGCCCTGGCTGGCCGAGAACCTGGCCGGCGCCCGCCAGCAGCTGGATGCGGCGGTGAAGGCGGAGCTGGCGCTGCGCACCGCCACCGCACCCCCGGCACTGCCGCCGATGCTGCCGCCATCAGGCGCTCCAAGGGCTGACGCCGCCCAGGCCATCCTGGCCCGCGGCCAGGCCGCCGACGGCACGCAGGCGGTGCTGCAGGCCTCGGTCACCCGGGTGCAGACGCAGCAGCGGGTGGACGAGGTGCTGGCCATCGCCCAGGCCCGCGACACCTCGGCCGAGCAGCTGCAGTCGCTGGACGCCGCCTGGCGCGCCGCCCCGCCCGAGCTGCAGCAGGCGCTGCTGGCCGATACCGCCGCCCGCCGGCTGATCGATGCTGCGGCCAGCGAGGCGCTACAGCCGCTGCGCGAGCCGCCGGCCGATGCCATCGGCCCGCAGGTGGGCGGCATGCTCGCCATGGAACGGCTGGACGCCATCACCGAGCCGCTGTCGCCCACCGTGGCGGCCCAGGTGGTGGCCGCTGCCACCCCAGGCATCGTGCAGGCCGAAGAACAGGGCTGGCAGGACGCCGGCACCCCCTTCGGCCCCGGCGGCGTGGAACACCTGGTTCGGCTCACCGGCCGGGTGGCCGACACGCCGGCCGGCGATGCCGCCATCAACCGCCTGGCCGCGGCGCAGATCTGGAACGACAGCGGCGTGATGCAGGCCGTGGCCCAGGGGGCCCACCCGGCCTATGCCGTGGCGCTGGCGCGGCAACCCGGGGTGGATGCCGACCGCGTGCTGGAAGGCGTGGCCGCGGGCGTCTCGGTGTTCCACCAGCAGGTGGCCGACGACACCGACGCCTATGCCAAGCAGATGAGCGAGCTGGCCTGGCTGGTGCAAAGCCACGGCGACGCGATGACGCCGCAACAGCTGGAACAGGCGATTGCCGACTACACGCAGGAGCGTGGTCCGCCATGGCAGCAGCAGAACGCGGCCATGAAGCAGCAGCTGGCCGACAACGGCCGCGACCTGCTGGCGCAGCTGCAGGCGCTGCAGGCCGCGCAGGGCCTGGGCAGTGCCACCACGCAGCCGCGACTGGATGCATTGACGGCCGAGGTGCTGAACGACCCCAAGGCCCAGCTGGCGGTGCGCACCGCGCTGGGCGCGCACCCCGAGCTGAGCACCGGCGCGGCCGGCCAGCAGCTGCTGGGCTGGTTCACCAGTTCGCAGTTCGCTTCCAACGCCAAGCTCACCGACCAGGCCCGCAAGCTGGCCAGCGAGGTGGCCACCGCCCATGTGCAGTCCACGCTGCTGGCCCGCATCGGCAGCTTCGACGCGGCCGACCCGGCCAGCGTGGCCCGGGCCCGCGCCGCCATCGACAGCCTGCGCAGCCCCGGCCTGTCGCGCGCCTGGGGCGTGTCGGAGGCGGCACTGGACAAGGCCTTGAAGGCACTGGACGACGCGGTGCCGCTGGCCGGCGAAACGGCCGAGCAGAGCGCCGCGCGGCTCAAGACGCTGGACCAGACGCTGGGCAAGATCGGCGGCTTCGACAAGAGCAGCCTGGCCGGCCAGCTGCTGCGCGGCGCCGGCCTGGGCCTGGCCGGCGTGGGCCTGCTGGCCTCATTGGAGCGGGCGGGCCTGGACCCCTCGCTGCGCAACCAGACCAAGGTGTTGGTGGATGCGGCCGGCCTGGGCCAGAAGGGTGCCGAGCTGCTGGTCGGCCTGGGCAAGGCCGACGCCGATTCCTGGGTGGGCCGGCTGGGCAGCACCGCGGCCAGCCGCTTCCTCAGCGTGCTCACTGCCGCGGTGGACGTGTGGAGCGCGGCAGACGCCTTCGGCCAGGGCGACATCCCGGCCGGCGTGCTGTACGGCGTGGGCGCCGGCGGCGGGCTGATGGCGGCCTTCGGGGCCGGCAGCGTGGCCGGGCCCATCGGCATCGGCCTGGTGGTGGTGTCGGTGGTGGGCCTGGCGATCTGGAACGACCGCAAGCAGGCCAACCAGCACGAGCCCGACCATGACGGCGGCGTCTCGCTGCGCTTTTTGCAGCATGCCGGCCTGGGCGAAGAGGCCGCCCGCGCACTGGTGGACCAGAGCGGCGACGGCCACAGCGTGGTGCCCTTGCTGGCGCGTCATGCCAGCCTGCACGGCCTGGACCTGGCAGACCCCGCGCAGCAGCGCCATTTCGTTGACTGGATCAACCAGATGCCGCCGGAACGGCTGGCGGCGCTGCGTGACAACCTGCACCGTACGATCGACCACCTGGAGGGCGATGCCAGCCGGCTGCCCGCCACCACGTCGGAGGATGCATGGATCGTCGAGGACACCCGCCAGCGCCCCTGGTTCGCCGTCTCCGGTGCGGCGCGCCCCGAATCGGCCGCGCAGGTGGATGCGGTGCTGGAGGTGCTGGAGCTGCCCCAGCCACCGGCTGGTTGA